In the genome of Candidatus Eisenbacteria bacterium, one region contains:
- a CDS encoding RNA polymerase sigma factor, translating to MADEQIVEKVVAGQTALFEVLMRRHNERVYRAARAIIKDESEAEDIMQQAYVNAYSHLRQFDGRSRFSTWLTRIAIHEALARARRRGRYTDMDLEHPSALTVATSTAAPLDPERLAFSRELGALMESAIDRLPDGAREVFILRTVEGMSTEEVAAALDVSEAVVKTRLSRARATLRRELSAQTEAVASNTFRFLRPRCDRVVAAVLARIL from the coding sequence TTGGCCGACGAGCAGATCGTCGAGAAGGTCGTCGCCGGGCAGACGGCCCTCTTCGAAGTCTTAATGCGGCGCCACAACGAGCGGGTGTACCGGGCCGCTCGAGCGATCATCAAGGACGAGAGCGAGGCCGAGGACATCATGCAACAGGCCTACGTGAACGCCTACAGCCACCTGCGGCAGTTCGACGGCCGGTCGCGATTCTCGACATGGCTCACTCGAATCGCCATTCACGAGGCCCTCGCGCGTGCGCGCCGACGCGGCCGGTACACAGATATGGACCTGGAACACCCGTCCGCCCTCACCGTGGCGACATCGACCGCTGCACCGCTGGATCCCGAGAGGCTCGCCTTCTCGCGGGAGCTTGGCGCTCTCATGGAGTCGGCCATCGATCGGTTGCCCGACGGCGCACGCGAAGTGTTCATTCTGAGAACGGTGGAGGGAATGAGCACTGAGGAAGTAGCTGCCGCTCTCGACGTCAGCGAGGCGGTTGTCAAGACGCGATTGTCGCGAGCTCGTGCGACCCTCCGCCGGGAGCTGTCCGCGCAGACCGAGGCCGTCGCGTCGAACACGTTTCGTTTCTTGCGCCCCCGCTGCGATCGCGTGGTCGCTGCTGTCCTGGCGCGGATCCTGTGA